A segment of the Sphingobacterium oryzagri genome:
CATATCGCTTTCACTACCGTTTCGCTTATCAAATAATATTGATGGCATGATTCCATCCAATCTGCTGATCACGTCCGTGCCGATCTGTCTATTAAAAAGCCCTTTATCCACAAATTCAAAAGAGCCTGTCGCCCGCTCTCTTGGAATCTTTTGATAACCGGTATTGACCACCACCTCTTCAATTGTGCGTGCGATTGGTTCCAAATCAATATCAGCGATAGTCCCTTCCCTCTGGACAACCTGCAACTGAACTTCCCTGTAACCCTCTAAGCTTACCGAGATGCGGTAAGATTCCCGACTGGGAAGATTCGCGGTAAACCTCCCCTCTTTATCCGTTTGAATAGTCCGGTCAAAATCCAAAAAATGGACCGACACAGCCTCCAAAGGTATGGCTGTCTCCGCTTGCAGAACCCGACCATTAAGCGATAAAAATGCAGACTGTCCATAACCAACAGGGATCCATAAAAGGTAACTCAGCATACTAAGTGTCAAAAACAGCATTCTCATAATGCCCCCCCTTTCGTATCTGCGATGTAACCATATTTGGTTAGCCGAAGCTCTAACCCATTAAGATCATACTGGTCTAGCGGTCTATCCCCCACCACCATCATTTTAAGCGGACGTTCCTCGATCACAACTTGAAAACCCTGCTTTTCGAGCGCCGAAATCAGTGAAGGAAGGTCACCCTGCCTGTCGGGCAGATCAATATCGAACCGGTAGTCAATGCCCGTCTCATCGAAAGCAAGTGGCATGGGTGTTGATGTCTGCTCGTTGATATAATACAGTAGGCTGCTCATTTTAGCATTGAGCAGATAGTTCTTTGCGCCCGATGAGGACCTACCCATATGCCGCGGCATTTTAGACATCAGCTCCTCCTCTTTCACCCGCAGAGTGCGGATACCATGCTCTTTTGACCTTTCGAGCACTGCTCCTGACTGTCGTCGAATAGACAAACAGCGCATCTGCCGAGTAACTACGCCGAAATGATAACCCGTAAAATCAGTGATATCCCTATGCATACGCGCATTGACTCTAGATTTCGGCCAATCTAGCGGTAAGCTATGCTCATAGCTCACGCTGAACAGCTTTTCGTTCAAGGGCAATCCTGTTTGCCAAAAGTCCAAGTTGACACTATCGGCCGAGAGCATGATTAACCTATTAGGCGCTGCCGCTCGGAACCCTTGATTACCTAACGCAAACTCCATTAGCGCCAGGATTGATCGATTTACGTGCCGCTGGTATTGAATTCCTTGAGCGGAATCCAAGTACGCTTTGGAAGACATTTCGTAGCCATCGATATAGCTGGACACCGCCGAATAGAGTTTCGGGCGGTTTTGCGCTAAGCCAACTACGTTATCCGCGAGCATAGTAGTATCAAGCTGGCCAATGTAGCGCTCGATCTGATAAGGTTCACCTTTTGCAATATTCGAAAGTATAGTTTTGCTTAACAACTGTGGTGGTATGGACTGCTCCAATATTCCCTGTTTATTGATAATAGCTACATGGGGAATAAAACGATGCGGAATAAGACGATCCATAACCTTTCCATCAACAAGGCTAAAAAACCTATTTCCAAGATCCTGAATAGTCTGTGAGCGGGTCACCGACAAAAACTTCACGATCCTATCACGTCCCTCAAAAGTAATCGGTAGCATGACAACATCATCTTGTAAACCCTCTATCAGATCATGCATAAAGGGCATATTGGCAATACAACCTACACAAGTCGTCGCCCAAAAGTCAATGACAATCGTCTTGCCCTTGTAGTCACTTAGTTTAATAAAATCGGATTTCCCGCCATAGCTTATCCGCTCAAAAGAAAGTTCCCATATTTCATCGGGAATGTACTCTCCTGCTGTTATGGGCGAAATATCTAGCCGCCCCTCCACTTCATTAGAAACAGGAAGCGTTTGGGCTGACACTAGACGACTAAACAACAAAGAGAAACAAAAGACGAAGCAGACAAGTCCGCTGCCCCACTTAGGTGTAGATTGAGAAGTAAAATGTAGTGGGATGTTGAGCAGCTGCCCGTTCAAAAGGGCATACCTATCCCATTTGCGTAAATTTCGCATTCATTAAGGTGTTTAAGCAAGAGCAATAACGGTGACCACCAAAGATTCTGCAGCTATCTCTAGTTCAACCCAATTACCCAATTGCGGTTAGTAAAAAATAATAAAAATAGAATGCGTGTTATTTCCAGAGATTCATATTCCAGTCTAAAAGGTTATTAGCGCGCATCCATAAGGACAATCTACTGCAAATCATTCTGGCGCAGTAATCACGTTCTTGTACAATTGTTGTTTTAAACTCATACCCATTATGGTTTATGGGTCTTGCTGAGGCAATCTTCAAAGAAGGGGGACTGCCACCCGTAACTCCATAAGATTCTCAGGCCTAAAGTCGCGCCGGGAAAAACAGCAGTCCCACACTTCAATGAAGGAAATACAAAGTTAGCACTTTTCATTGAATGCGTGAGATATTTACTGCTGCCTTGCCACTTGGCCTGAGAATGGAGTTGCAAGACTTTTAAATATCCAAATTATTGATACTTTTTATCTATATCATAATCAAATATACAAAATCATACCAAAGTAAACAAATATGTTGACCAAAAATTTCAATTTGTATCGATTTTTCCATTATGGAACAAGATCACATAGATTTTAGAAAAAGACTAGGAGAAAGAATCGCAGAATTAAGAGTAAGTAGAGGAATGGAACAGGGCGAGTTAGCCGCCTTTATCAATAAAGATAAGCAATTTATTAATAGGTACGAGCGCCAAGGGGCGAACCCTACCGCATTTATTCTCGTTCAGATAGCAAATGCATTAGAGGTATCACCTAATGATTTATTAAATTTTAAGCTAAGCAAATAGTAGAATATACAGTGAGTATTGGGTGTTGAGCTGATAGTGATGTTCAAGGTTTTTTCATGCATATAAAAATTGCTGTGATAGCTGCGCACCACTAATCATAATGACAATTGCCATTCAATTAACAAATCTTACTGCAAGCAACAGACCGTAACGATAATTTCAATGAGATTGCCGAAGAAATCCCGACAATTCAAGTATAATCAAAAGCTGCGTAAACCCACCCTCCTAAAAAAACACACAAACGAATTGCCCTGGTAGGCCGATGAGGGTTTGCCAGCTTTATACATTAGCATGTAAAAAGTGACTACAAGTACCCTTCATCCCTAAAAGAATAGTAATTATCTTCCGTCAAAATGATGTGATCATTAAGTCTAATAGCTAATAGCTCTCCGGCCTCAGCCAACCGCCTAGTAAGTGTTCTGTCAGCTGAACTTGGTTCGCAGGTACCACTCGGATGGTTATGTGCAACAACGATTGAGGAAGATCTCGCTAACAGTGCTGTTGAGAACACAATCCTAATGTCAACCAATACCTGATCAAGTCCACCTTCGGCAACTTTATAGTATCCTAAAAGATCTAATTTGTTCGAAAAGCAAAGCAGATAGAAACTTTCACGAATATTGATTTGATCTACTTCCCATATGGTGCGAAGGATTTGACTTACTTTTAATGAGCTATTGATCTGAAGGAAATCAGGATTGTCGAGTTTGACGGATTTCTTGTAGCTAAGCGCCAATTCATTGGCATAAATACCCTTACTAGCGGATGTACTTTGATTGAGGTCTAATGAAAACTGCATAATGGATGGGATTAAGTGAAAGAAATTATTAACACCTGTATCCCACGAGCCAATAGATTGAAAAGCAAAAGAAAAAGAGGCAAAAAATGACAAGGTAACGGAGGCTCCGACCATAAAGGTTGGATACCCATTTTTTGTAGAATTTTATTGTGACCGTGTGTAATGAACTGCGGGGCGCATCAATCTGGCGACGTAACTTTGTGTTCCATAATTTAGCTGTCCAAAGCTGATTAAATGCCCCATATTGGATGTCGTCGTATTCATCCAAACGCCAACGAGATATGTTATTGCAGATTTATAAATATAGATACTAAGCTTTTATGTTTAGTGGAGAGCTATTATCGATTTCCCTCTTCTATATTCATCCTTATGGCGATTGCCATTTCATCAAGGAACTTTGTATAGCTAATCTTCTTACGGCGTTTGATATCCATAAAAATTCGGTAAGCCTGCCGAAGGTCAACATTCAATGTGTCTTCGAACCAATCGATAATCTCGCCAATTTCTGCTTTCCCATTATTGAGCCTCCTCGTTAAATAGATACCATAGATCAATTCGACTAATTCGGCTTTATCACCAGACCAATACCTTCTGCTCTGCTTAAGCGCAGCAGAAAGCATATCCTCTTTAAAAGTCTGCGTAAAGAACTTCACACGCGATATGATAAAATCGCGCAGCATCTCCATAGCTTTAAATTGAGCAAACATATAATCCATCTGTGTGGAGTATTTGCGCATGCGGCCAGAAACAAACTCCTGTCCTAAAGGAAACTCAGAGATGTTCTTTCTAAGGAAAAACTCTTCATCTCTCATAGTTTCACCAGCAAGGTAATATTGATAGAGAAAAGCATGCTTTTGAAAGAACCGACTGATCGAGGACAATTCCTCCAATAAAAAATTTTTAGACATGTCGTCCGTGCCCACCGGCATGCTTACAAGCAGGTAATTTTGCTGTATCAGATAGATCTGCCAACTAAGAAATCTCGGTTTTACATACTTAAAAAAATGGATCTCCGATTGTATGGTTGCTGGAGAGTGTAACTCGAAATAATCAAACAAGTTTTCCAATGTGCGCTGAATACAGCCGAGTGACTGCCCTAAAGATTTTCCTGCTTCATCCATTACATTATCGAATGTTTGCAGTTCTTCTAGCATTTCCTGATATAGTTTTTCGAGTTCCTTATCTGACATATGACTATAAGTTTTAAAGACGTAACTGATTTATACAAAATTGCCAATACAGACCGGATCATTTCGCCAATAATAACCAATTGGCGAAGCATAAAAATGCAAGGTTTTTATATCGCTTCAGTATACTTCAATCCTATTAAATCAGTAAAAACACCACTTTTCGCCAAGTTCTGCCAATTGGCAAGACCAATGTTGATATTCAATCAGCGAAAAATGATGAGAGTTTGTCGTGGAATCAAACGTAAATGTTTCCAATAGTCGGGAACCGTAAAAGGAGATGTAGCGGATAACACGATCGTCCTACATGACACAAGATCTTATTCTTTATCTTACATTAATTTACTTAATCTAAGGGTATCACCCACAACCCTAAAGAT
Coding sequences within it:
- a CDS encoding redoxin domain-containing protein; amino-acid sequence: MSAQTLPVSNEVEGRLDISPITAGEYIPDEIWELSFERISYGGKSDFIKLSDYKGKTIVIDFWATTCVGCIANMPFMHDLIEGLQDDVVMLPITFEGRDRIVKFLSVTRSQTIQDLGNRFFSLVDGKVMDRLIPHRFIPHVAIINKQGILEQSIPPQLLSKTILSNIAKGEPYQIERYIGQLDTTMLADNVVGLAQNRPKLYSAVSSYIDGYEMSSKAYLDSAQGIQYQRHVNRSILALMEFALGNQGFRAAAPNRLIMLSADSVNLDFWQTGLPLNEKLFSVSYEHSLPLDWPKSRVNARMHRDITDFTGYHFGVVTRQMRCLSIRRQSGAVLERSKEHGIRTLRVKEEELMSKMPRHMGRSSSGAKNYLLNAKMSSLLYYINEQTSTPMPLAFDETGIDYRFDIDLPDRQGDLPSLISALEKQGFQVVIEERPLKMMVVGDRPLDQYDLNGLELRLTKYGYIADTKGGAL
- a CDS encoding JAB domain-containing protein; amino-acid sequence: MQFSLDLNQSTSASKGIYANELALSYKKSVKLDNPDFLQINSSLKVSQILRTIWEVDQINIRESFYLLCFSNKLDLLGYYKVAEGGLDQVLVDIRIVFSTALLARSSSIVVAHNHPSGTCEPSSADRTLTRRLAEAGELLAIRLNDHIILTEDNYYSFRDEGYL
- a CDS encoding RteC domain-containing protein — encoded protein: MSDKELEKLYQEMLEELQTFDNVMDEAGKSLGQSLGCIQRTLENLFDYFELHSPATIQSEIHFFKYVKPRFLSWQIYLIQQNYLLVSMPVGTDDMSKNFLLEELSSISRFFQKHAFLYQYYLAGETMRDEEFFLRKNISEFPLGQEFVSGRMRKYSTQMDYMFAQFKAMEMLRDFIISRVKFFTQTFKEDMLSAALKQSRRYWSGDKAELVELIYGIYLTRRLNNGKAEIGEIIDWFEDTLNVDLRQAYRIFMDIKRRKKISYTKFLDEMAIAIRMNIEEGNR
- a CDS encoding helix-turn-helix domain-containing protein, coding for MEQDHIDFRKRLGERIAELRVSRGMEQGELAAFINKDKQFINRYERQGANPTAFILVQIANALEVSPNDLLNFKLSK